A genome region from Maylandia zebra isolate NMK-2024a linkage group LG6, Mzebra_GT3a, whole genome shotgun sequence includes the following:
- the ptp4a1 gene encoding protein tyrosine phosphatase type IVA 1, with translation MARMNRPAPVEITYKNMRFLITHNPTNATLNKFIEELKKYGVTTVVRVCEATYDATLVVKEGIQVLDWPFDDGAPPSNQIVDDWLNLLKLKFREEPGCCIAVHCVAGLGRAPVLVALALIECGMKYEDAVQFIRQKRRGAFNSKQLIYLEKYRPKMRLRFKDSNGHRNNCCIQ, from the exons ATGGCTCGAATGAACAGACCAGCCCCTGTGGAGATTACCTACAAAAACATGCGGTTCCTCATTACCCACAATCCCACCAACGCCACCCTGAACAAGTTCATAGAG GAGTTGAAAAAATATGGAGTCACCACGGTTGTGAGAGTCTGTGAGGCCACCTATGATGCCACCCTGGTGGTGAAAGAGGGAATCCAGGTTCTG GATTGGCCATTCGACGATGGAGCTCCTCCCTCCAATCAGATCGTGGATGATTGGCTGAACCTGCTGAAGCTGAAGTTCAGGGAGGAGCCCGGCTGCTGCATTGCTGTGCACTGTGTAGCAGGGCTGGGGAG AGCTCCTGTTCTGGTGGCACTCGCTTTGATTGAATGTGGGATGAAGTATGAAGATGCTGTCCAGTTCATTCGACA GAAGCGCAGAGGAGCATTCAACAGCAAGCAGCTGATCTACCTGGAGAAATATCGTCCAAAGATGCGCCTGCGTTTCAAAGATTCTAACGGCCATCGCAATAACTGCTGCATCCAATAG
- the lgsn gene encoding lengsin isoform X1, translating to MSTKNEMNDSEDFKEGQNRSNDQIDGTGMSLGSKKGVRVTGKYVPPMDWNSRGGGPSIIHGPVGRPVTPNTPTVISTGPLPHQPPEQVNDPSVDEADAGDDWTTEASCQTRLSYDKMGVPRQTMEELKTILRVSPLLSIRERHEGKPGSPYTYLHGSSTSGGGTDGRQDDGNSHRVFSTFKPHSDASRRGPRSRDSTSIQLPSTMDSSSSFRFSANTNRQPEVRTHTYVSGGSWGETGGSHTDNGKDTIEISGNQRFIAAMEQIKQQIARDNINFVRFEATDLHGVSRSKTVPVRFFHEKAVYGVPMPRSYLELTLSPQSNEVDHANTANFSSDVLLIPDLSTFRVLPWAEQTARVICDPCTVTGSPLRTSPRLIAKQLLGQLQSLGFSLHSSFTYECCVLGAPDRIGPKTLLFPATTLLSNHDLPFFQQLVDSMYCMGADIDSIASASGPGQMEINLRPEFGIAAADSAFTFRTGIKEMARKHSYIASFFTDDGLYNAGVLSHSLWDANGRRSLFHSGEKAGEMSEIGRKWLAGLLTHSAALSCLMSPGLGCRSHIAKTIKDPKRLLYATCGSNDNSSSFNIKCHGGRETHIDNKLGSAMANPYIVLAATVAAGLDGIRRNLNVESSLNKAPIQQKEFTIPVKLDEALEALGEDHVIRSALGEPFIQYFIAMKKFEIETQEMDDERNKCFEYFI from the exons ATGAGTACAAAAAACGAAATGAATGACTCTGAAGATTTCAAG gaAGGCCAAAATAGAAGCAACGACCAAATAGATGGCACCGGGATGAGTCTAGGCAGCAAGAAAGGAGTCAGGGTGACTGGGAAGTATGTGCCTCCGATGGATTGGAATAGCAGAGGAGGTGGCCCATCCATCATCCATGGTCCCGTCGGTAGACCAGTAACTCCCAACACTCCCACAGTTATCTCCACTGGCCCTCTGCCTCACCAGCCCCCAGAGCAAGTTAATGATCCCTCTGTGGATGAAGCTGACGCTGGGGACGACTGGACCACAGAGGCATCATGTCAAACCAGGTTGTCCTATGATAAAATGGGTGTTCCAAGGCAGACCATGGAAGAGCTGAAGACCATCCTGAGGGTCAGTCCCCTGCTCAGTATCCGGGAAAGACATGAGGGGAAACCAGGGAGTCCCTACACGTATCTCCACGGAAGCAGCACTAGTGGTGGAGGGACGGATGGACGGCAGGATGATGGAAACTCTCACAGGGTGTTCAGCACCTTCAAACCACACTCTGATGCTTCCAGAAGGGGGCCCAGATCCAGAGATAGCACATCTATTCAGCTGCCTTCCACCATGGATTCATCCAGCTCGTTCAGGTTCAGTGCCAACACAAATAGGCAGCCTGAAGTCAGGACCCACACATATGTGAGTGGTGGCTCCTGGGGAGAGACTGGCGGTTCTCATACAG ATAACGGAAAAGACACTATTGAGATCTCTGGGAACCAGAGGTTCATTGCAGCCATGGAGCAAATTAAACAACAAATAGCACGTGACAATATCAACTTCGTCCGCTTTGAAGCCACTGACCTCCATGGGGTGTCAAGGTCCAAGACAGTACCTGTCCGCTTCTTCCAT GAGAAAGCAGTATATGGGGTACCAATGCCAAGAAGCTATTTGGAGCTAACCCTGAGCCCACAAAGCAATGAAGTGGACCATGCAAACACTGCCAATTTCAGTAGTGATGTCCTTCTGATCCCTGACCTTTCGACTTTTAGGGTCCTACCCTGGGCTGAACAAACAGCACGGGTCATATGCGACCCATGCACCGTGACCGGAAGCCCCCTTCGCACTTCGCCTCGCCTCATTGCCAAGCAGCTTCTCGGTCAGCTCCAAAGCCTGGGTTTCTCCCTGCACTCATCCTTCACCTATGAATGTTGTGTACTAGGAGCGCCGGACCGGATTGGACCAAAGACACTCCTGTTTCCTGCCACAACCCTGCTCAGCAACCATGACCTGCCTTTCTTCCAGCAGCTAGTGGACAGCATGTACTGCATGGGGGCTGACATAGACAGCATTGCTTCTGCAAGTGGCCCTGGGCAGATGGAGATCAACCTGAGGCCAGAGTTTGGTATTGCTGCCGCTGATAGCGCCTTCACCTTCCGCACCGGCATCAAAGAAATGGCTCGCAAACACAGCTACATTGCCAGCTTTTTTACTGACGATGGTCTATACAATGCTGGGGTGCTCTCTCATAGCCTGTGGGATGCTAATGGGCGACGGAGTCTTTTCCACAGTGGAGAGAAAGCAGGCGAGATGTCTGAGATTGGTAGAAAATGGTTGGCAGGCCTCCTGACCCACTCTGCTGCCCTGAGCTGTTTGATGTCACCTGGCCTGGGTTGCAGAAGTCACATTGCCAAAACCATCAAAGACCCCAAGCGGTTGCTGTATGCCACTTGTGGCAGCAATGATAACAGCAGCTCCTTCAACATCAAGTGTCACGGCGGGAGGGAGACGCACATTGACAACAAGCTGGGCTCAGCCATGGCCAACCCTTACATTGTTCTTGCAGCTACAGTGGCTGCAGGACTGGATGGTATCAGAAGAAACCTGAATGTTGAAAGCAGTCTTAACAAAGCCCCTATCCAACAGAAAGAGTTCACCATTCCAGTAAAGCTTGACGAAGCTCTGGAGGCGCTGGGGGAGGATCATGTCATCCGCAGTGCCCTTGGGGAGCCGTTTATTCAGTATTTCATTGCCATGAAGAAGTTTGAGATTGAGACCCAGGAAATGGATGATGAGAGGAACAAGTGCTTTGAGTATTTCATATAG
- the lgsn gene encoding lengsin isoform X2 has translation MSLGSKKGVRVTGKYVPPMDWNSRGGGPSIIHGPVGRPVTPNTPTVISTGPLPHQPPEQVNDPSVDEADAGDDWTTEASCQTRLSYDKMGVPRQTMEELKTILRVSPLLSIRERHEGKPGSPYTYLHGSSTSGGGTDGRQDDGNSHRVFSTFKPHSDASRRGPRSRDSTSIQLPSTMDSSSSFRFSANTNRQPEVRTHTYVSGGSWGETGGSHTDNGKDTIEISGNQRFIAAMEQIKQQIARDNINFVRFEATDLHGVSRSKTVPVRFFHEKAVYGVPMPRSYLELTLSPQSNEVDHANTANFSSDVLLIPDLSTFRVLPWAEQTARVICDPCTVTGSPLRTSPRLIAKQLLGQLQSLGFSLHSSFTYECCVLGAPDRIGPKTLLFPATTLLSNHDLPFFQQLVDSMYCMGADIDSIASASGPGQMEINLRPEFGIAAADSAFTFRTGIKEMARKHSYIASFFTDDGLYNAGVLSHSLWDANGRRSLFHSGEKAGEMSEIGRKWLAGLLTHSAALSCLMSPGLGCRSHIAKTIKDPKRLLYATCGSNDNSSSFNIKCHGGRETHIDNKLGSAMANPYIVLAATVAAGLDGIRRNLNVESSLNKAPIQQKEFTIPVKLDEALEALGEDHVIRSALGEPFIQYFIAMKKFEIETQEMDDERNKCFEYFI, from the exons ATGAGTCTAGGCAGCAAGAAAGGAGTCAGGGTGACTGGGAAGTATGTGCCTCCGATGGATTGGAATAGCAGAGGAGGTGGCCCATCCATCATCCATGGTCCCGTCGGTAGACCAGTAACTCCCAACACTCCCACAGTTATCTCCACTGGCCCTCTGCCTCACCAGCCCCCAGAGCAAGTTAATGATCCCTCTGTGGATGAAGCTGACGCTGGGGACGACTGGACCACAGAGGCATCATGTCAAACCAGGTTGTCCTATGATAAAATGGGTGTTCCAAGGCAGACCATGGAAGAGCTGAAGACCATCCTGAGGGTCAGTCCCCTGCTCAGTATCCGGGAAAGACATGAGGGGAAACCAGGGAGTCCCTACACGTATCTCCACGGAAGCAGCACTAGTGGTGGAGGGACGGATGGACGGCAGGATGATGGAAACTCTCACAGGGTGTTCAGCACCTTCAAACCACACTCTGATGCTTCCAGAAGGGGGCCCAGATCCAGAGATAGCACATCTATTCAGCTGCCTTCCACCATGGATTCATCCAGCTCGTTCAGGTTCAGTGCCAACACAAATAGGCAGCCTGAAGTCAGGACCCACACATATGTGAGTGGTGGCTCCTGGGGAGAGACTGGCGGTTCTCATACAG ATAACGGAAAAGACACTATTGAGATCTCTGGGAACCAGAGGTTCATTGCAGCCATGGAGCAAATTAAACAACAAATAGCACGTGACAATATCAACTTCGTCCGCTTTGAAGCCACTGACCTCCATGGGGTGTCAAGGTCCAAGACAGTACCTGTCCGCTTCTTCCAT GAGAAAGCAGTATATGGGGTACCAATGCCAAGAAGCTATTTGGAGCTAACCCTGAGCCCACAAAGCAATGAAGTGGACCATGCAAACACTGCCAATTTCAGTAGTGATGTCCTTCTGATCCCTGACCTTTCGACTTTTAGGGTCCTACCCTGGGCTGAACAAACAGCACGGGTCATATGCGACCCATGCACCGTGACCGGAAGCCCCCTTCGCACTTCGCCTCGCCTCATTGCCAAGCAGCTTCTCGGTCAGCTCCAAAGCCTGGGTTTCTCCCTGCACTCATCCTTCACCTATGAATGTTGTGTACTAGGAGCGCCGGACCGGATTGGACCAAAGACACTCCTGTTTCCTGCCACAACCCTGCTCAGCAACCATGACCTGCCTTTCTTCCAGCAGCTAGTGGACAGCATGTACTGCATGGGGGCTGACATAGACAGCATTGCTTCTGCAAGTGGCCCTGGGCAGATGGAGATCAACCTGAGGCCAGAGTTTGGTATTGCTGCCGCTGATAGCGCCTTCACCTTCCGCACCGGCATCAAAGAAATGGCTCGCAAACACAGCTACATTGCCAGCTTTTTTACTGACGATGGTCTATACAATGCTGGGGTGCTCTCTCATAGCCTGTGGGATGCTAATGGGCGACGGAGTCTTTTCCACAGTGGAGAGAAAGCAGGCGAGATGTCTGAGATTGGTAGAAAATGGTTGGCAGGCCTCCTGACCCACTCTGCTGCCCTGAGCTGTTTGATGTCACCTGGCCTGGGTTGCAGAAGTCACATTGCCAAAACCATCAAAGACCCCAAGCGGTTGCTGTATGCCACTTGTGGCAGCAATGATAACAGCAGCTCCTTCAACATCAAGTGTCACGGCGGGAGGGAGACGCACATTGACAACAAGCTGGGCTCAGCCATGGCCAACCCTTACATTGTTCTTGCAGCTACAGTGGCTGCAGGACTGGATGGTATCAGAAGAAACCTGAATGTTGAAAGCAGTCTTAACAAAGCCCCTATCCAACAGAAAGAGTTCACCATTCCAGTAAAGCTTGACGAAGCTCTGGAGGCGCTGGGGGAGGATCATGTCATCCGCAGTGCCCTTGGGGAGCCGTTTATTCAGTATTTCATTGCCATGAAGAAGTTTGAGATTGAGACCCAGGAAATGGATGATGAGAGGAACAAGTGCTTTGAGTATTTCATATAG